A stretch of the Maridesulfovibrio zosterae DSM 11974 genome encodes the following:
- the obgE gene encoding GTPase ObgE, translated as MKFIDEATITVRSGKGGNGCVAFRRERYIPKGGPSGGDGGKGGDLILRGSSQLLTLYDFRLKRVYEARGGMQGQGRDKYGKAADDLIIDLPLGTLVYEVDREDGTEKLIADLTKEGRQVVVCKGGDGGRGNIHFKSSTNQAPRQAEDGFPGEEKRIRLQLKIIADVGLLGLPNAGKSTFISKISAAKPKIAAYPFTTLVPNLGVVDDNFGHKLVIADIPGLIEGASEGMGLGHRFLKHVERTRFLVHILSAEDLSIEEPLEGFKMLDEELRIFDDEMAEKTQLRVINKIDLLSEEDLATIKAKAEEAGQKIYFISALHSDGVDELLSDMWNRFNEMNQEEADEQDEQQDSDA; from the coding sequence ATGAAATTTATTGATGAAGCAACGATTACTGTACGCTCTGGTAAGGGCGGTAACGGATGTGTGGCATTCCGCAGGGAAAGATATATCCCTAAAGGAGGCCCCAGCGGAGGTGATGGCGGTAAAGGCGGAGACCTGATTCTGCGAGGAAGTTCCCAACTCCTGACTCTCTATGACTTCAGACTCAAAAGAGTTTATGAAGCAAGAGGAGGAATGCAGGGACAGGGCCGTGACAAATATGGGAAAGCTGCGGATGATCTTATCATAGATCTCCCGCTTGGAACTCTTGTTTACGAAGTGGACAGAGAAGACGGCACTGAAAAACTTATTGCCGATTTAACCAAAGAAGGCCGCCAGGTTGTCGTCTGCAAAGGCGGTGATGGTGGACGTGGTAACATCCATTTCAAATCTTCGACCAACCAGGCCCCGCGTCAGGCAGAAGATGGATTTCCCGGCGAAGAAAAACGTATCCGCCTACAGCTTAAAATCATAGCTGATGTAGGTTTACTCGGTTTGCCTAACGCAGGTAAATCAACTTTTATTTCAAAAATTTCAGCTGCTAAACCTAAAATTGCAGCCTACCCTTTCACCACTCTTGTACCAAATCTCGGCGTTGTGGATGACAACTTTGGTCATAAGCTGGTCATTGCTGACATTCCAGGGCTTATTGAAGGAGCCAGTGAGGGTATGGGGCTGGGTCATAGATTCCTCAAGCACGTAGAACGTACCAGATTTCTAGTTCATATATTAAGTGCAGAAGACCTCAGCATTGAAGAACCTCTTGAAGGCTTCAAAATGCTCGATGAAGAATTGCGCATATTCGATGATGAAATGGCAGAAAAAACCCAGCTTCGAGTTATTAATAAAATTGACCTGCTTTCTGAAGAAGACCTTGCAACTATAAAGGCTAAGGCAGAAGAAGCAGGGCAGAAAATTTATTTTATATCCGCCCTCCACAGCGACGGAGTAGACGAACTCCTAAGTGATATGTGGAACAGATTCAACGAAATGAATCAAGAGGAAGCAGATGAGCAAGACGAACAACAGGATTCAGACGCTTAA
- the proB gene encoding glutamate 5-kinase gives MSKTNNRIQTLKDAKRIVVKIGSAVLTTSEGINLGLICRLADQLATLHERGVDIVLVSSGAVAAGRNSIPSAVKLDDLPARQAASAIGQSRLMHEYDETFRRFGLVTSQVLLTRDDLKSRKRFLNARNTLSRLLDWRVIPIINENDTIAVQELEFGDNDTLASLILNVVEADLFINLTSANGVFDKNPDKNPDAKAITCIENIHDLDLDAMCDGKTAVGSGGMFSKMRAANRAAQLGVPTLILAGKERMIIERVFNGEECGTWIVPDDKSVSRRKYWLAYHCDPAGDLIIDSGAKTALSAGGKSLLPAGITDVNGNFKAGELVRVVSRDGESLAVGLTCYSSDDMRKIMGVKSSEIKSILGKCSYPEAIHRNNLLLDAAL, from the coding sequence ATGAGCAAGACGAACAACAGGATTCAGACGCTTAAGGATGCAAAACGCATTGTCGTAAAAATAGGCAGTGCAGTTCTTACCACATCAGAAGGTATCAACCTCGGGCTGATATGTAGACTGGCTGATCAACTGGCGACTCTGCATGAGCGCGGTGTTGATATTGTACTTGTCTCATCCGGTGCAGTTGCTGCAGGACGAAACTCCATACCTTCCGCGGTTAAACTGGATGATCTACCTGCACGTCAGGCTGCTTCAGCTATCGGACAGTCAAGACTCATGCACGAGTACGATGAGACTTTTCGCCGTTTCGGCCTGGTGACTTCACAGGTACTGCTTACTCGTGATGACCTTAAATCACGTAAACGTTTTCTCAATGCCCGCAACACGCTATCAAGACTTCTGGACTGGCGTGTCATTCCTATTATCAATGAAAATGATACAATTGCAGTTCAAGAGCTTGAGTTTGGTGACAATGACACCCTTGCAAGTCTGATCCTGAACGTTGTAGAAGCTGACCTTTTTATCAATCTGACTTCTGCAAATGGTGTTTTTGATAAAAATCCTGATAAAAATCCTGATGCAAAAGCGATTACCTGCATTGAAAACATTCATGACCTTGATCTTGATGCTATGTGTGATGGTAAGACAGCTGTCGGTTCAGGTGGAATGTTTTCCAAAATGAGAGCTGCAAATAGAGCTGCACAACTTGGTGTACCTACTCTGATTCTGGCAGGTAAAGAACGGATGATCATTGAACGAGTGTTTAATGGTGAAGAGTGCGGTACATGGATTGTTCCTGATGATAAATCAGTTTCACGCCGCAAGTACTGGCTTGCCTACCATTGTGACCCCGCAGGTGACCTCATAATTGACAGTGGTGCTAAAACAGCATTATCAGCCGGGGGAAAAAGTCTGCTACCAGCCGGTATTACTGATGTTAACGGAAATTTTAAGGCTGGCGAACTGGTAAGAGTTGTTAGCCGTGACGGGGAATCACTGGCAGTAGGGCTTACATGCTACAGCTCTGATGATATGCGTAAGATAATGGGTGTTAAATCCTCTGAAATCAAATCAATTCTAGGTAAATGCTCATACCCGGAAGCTATTCACAGAAACAATCTTCTGCTGGATGCAGCGCTTTAA
- a CDS encoding potassium channel family protein: MLKFKLDEKKYGISNPCRVIIGHMFRLYRLFKTSSSKFTVLLGFLIVQIFISPIAGSSLFWQQIMYFYTYLVLLSAVAAIISNRFKLYTYLALYGASLLGSIMFFRTGSLFWLATSEASDMCMLFIAILGIQKFMSRQLRVTRDLISGAICIYMLAGLAWGDAYSLCEIFKHGSFSGIDLNKSIFVIRSSLTYFSYMTMLTVGYGDIIPVSLMARSLTILEGLFGQMYLAVFIAGTIGMFLSQRNGEELPPKDWKD; the protein is encoded by the coding sequence ATGCTCAAATTCAAACTTGATGAAAAAAAATATGGAATTTCAAATCCTTGTCGGGTAATAATAGGGCATATGTTTAGATTATACAGACTTTTTAAAACAAGCTCGTCCAAATTTACCGTGCTGCTGGGCTTTTTAATCGTGCAGATTTTTATAAGCCCTATTGCTGGTTCTTCATTATTCTGGCAGCAGATAATGTATTTTTACACTTATCTGGTGCTGCTTTCTGCTGTAGCGGCCATTATATCTAATCGCTTTAAATTATATACATATTTAGCTTTATATGGTGCGTCGCTACTTGGCTCTATAATGTTTTTCAGGACTGGTTCTCTATTCTGGCTGGCGACAAGTGAAGCATCGGATATGTGTATGCTGTTTATTGCAATTTTAGGGATACAGAAATTTATGTCCAGGCAACTACGGGTAACCAGAGATTTAATATCCGGAGCAATCTGTATTTATATGCTGGCAGGATTGGCATGGGGAGATGCTTATAGTTTATGTGAGATATTTAAACATGGTTCTTTTTCAGGCATAGATCTGAATAAAAGTATTTTTGTCATTCGCAGTAGCCTTACCTATTTCAGCTATATGACCATGTTGACCGTTGGATATGGTGATATTATTCCTGTATCTCTTATGGCAAGGTCTCTTACAATACTCGAAGGATTATTTGGTCAAATGTATCTTGCTGTTTTTATAGCTGGAACTATCGGTATGTTTTTATCACAGCGCAATGGAGAAGAGTTACCTCCCAAAGATTGGAAGGATTAA
- a CDS encoding MFS transporter has product MKALYKDKNLQIVFLVTLIAIMGVSSIIPALPLIINKFGLHPSSVGMIFTLFTLPGIFFAPLAGIFADRLGRKKILIPSLLLFGTAGTACFFASSYSSLLWLRLIQGVGASAIGVINLTIIGDLFSGKDRIKAMGLNAGVLSMGTAIFPAIGGILAQLGWQAPFLLSLLALPLAWIVAFKLDNPEPKSDGNFQKYLSAAISSMKNKEVLSLFAISLLTFIILYGPIITYLPVLMNSHFAASPLIIGFVISSASFITAIAASQLGRLAHFISQPTMIAISAFAYAASMIAMPSAGSALWCIIPVCLFGLGQGLNMPNSMSMLTAIAPMEQRAIFMSINGMLLRLGQTLAPLLMGLVYAGFKLDAVFYAGAVIALAMFLITIKYLKGFEAEPLQ; this is encoded by the coding sequence ATGAAAGCTCTCTATAAAGATAAAAACCTTCAAATTGTCTTTCTTGTAACACTTATAGCCATAATGGGGGTTTCAAGTATTATCCCCGCCCTTCCGTTAATAATAAATAAATTCGGACTTCACCCCTCATCTGTAGGAATGATTTTCACTCTCTTTACTTTGCCGGGAATCTTTTTTGCCCCCCTAGCCGGTATTTTTGCAGACCGGTTGGGACGGAAAAAAATTCTTATACCGTCACTGCTGTTATTCGGAACAGCTGGGACAGCATGTTTCTTTGCCAGCAGTTATAGTTCACTTCTATGGCTGCGCCTGATTCAAGGAGTCGGAGCTTCAGCCATTGGAGTTATCAACCTGACCATTATAGGTGATCTGTTTTCCGGAAAAGATCGTATTAAAGCAATGGGCTTAAATGCCGGAGTACTTAGCATGGGGACTGCTATTTTCCCGGCAATAGGTGGCATACTTGCTCAGCTGGGATGGCAGGCACCATTTCTACTTTCGCTTTTAGCCCTGCCTTTGGCATGGATAGTGGCCTTCAAACTGGACAATCCAGAACCTAAATCTGACGGCAATTTCCAAAAATATTTGAGCGCAGCTATTTCCAGTATGAAAAATAAAGAGGTACTCAGCCTTTTTGCTATTTCCCTGCTTACTTTCATTATTCTATACGGACCAATCATAACCTACCTGCCGGTACTTATGAATTCACACTTTGCAGCATCCCCGCTAATCATCGGGTTTGTTATCTCAAGTGCATCTTTTATCACCGCCATTGCAGCTTCACAGCTTGGGAGACTGGCTCATTTTATATCCCAGCCGACTATGATTGCAATTTCGGCGTTTGCGTACGCAGCTTCCATGATCGCAATGCCTTCTGCCGGTTCAGCACTGTGGTGTATTATTCCAGTCTGTTTATTCGGTCTGGGTCAAGGATTAAACATGCCGAATTCAATGTCCATGCTAACCGCAATTGCCCCCATGGAGCAACGGGCTATTTTTATGTCTATAAATGGAATGCTGCTACGTTTAGGGCAGACACTTGCCCCGCTGTTAATGGGATTGGTTTATGCTGGATTTAAATTAGATGCAGTATTTTACGCAGGTGCAGTCATCGCATTAGCAATGTTCTTAATAACAATAAAATATCTGAAAGGATTTGAAGCTGAGCCACTGCAGTAG
- a CDS encoding PilZ domain-containing protein — MDQNKRRRTRVEAGFTVMLHKDGIDTDAESHNLSLKGLLCDPVEQFKVGDDCEVSILLSEEAVIRIEAIVVRSDSSGLAVDFHSMDDMSFTHLRRLVQFNSDDADSIDKELTSPAFDV, encoded by the coding sequence ATGGACCAGAATAAAAGACGAAGAACCCGCGTAGAAGCCGGTTTCACAGTAATGTTACATAAGGATGGAATTGACACTGATGCTGAAAGTCACAATCTAAGTTTAAAAGGACTTTTGTGTGATCCTGTCGAGCAATTCAAAGTAGGAGATGACTGTGAAGTCTCTATTCTGCTTTCTGAAGAAGCTGTGATTAGAATTGAGGCAATTGTTGTCCGGTCAGATTCTTCAGGATTGGCTGTTGATTTTCATTCTATGGACGACATGAGTTTTACTCATTTAAGAAGGCTTGTTCAATTTAATTCAGATGATGCAGATTCAATAGACAAGGAGCTTACTTCACCCGCTTTTGATGTTTAA